In the genome of Bremerella sp. P1, the window ATCTCAGAAAACAGTGCCGTATTCGTTGTGCCATCAGTCATGTCCGCAAACCGGGTAGCCGAGTTGCGGAAAAAAGGCCCTCCAAGTTGCGAGGCAATTTCGCTTGGGATCACCGTGGCCGTTGCCCCCAGATTCTGCATGTAGCTCGCTCCACCGTACACCGTACCGCTGCCTGCGATCGAATTTCCGGCCGGTTGAATATCGGAAGGACATTGATAAGGCGTGATCAACTGGTTGGTAGCTTCCGAATTGACCGTGCTTCCGTTAATAGAGTACGAAAAGTCGAACAACTTGTAGCTGTTGCCTTGTTCTAAAAAGGGCAAGATAAAAGCGTGCGTGGAAGCATCCGGGGTACCGCTCGTATCACGGCATTGCCCAGGTGGAAAAACCCGATGCGTGCTTTCATAGTTGTGAAGTGCTAAGCCGATCTGCTTGAGGTTGTTGCTGCACTGCATCCGGCGAGCGGCCTCCCGGGCTTGCTGCACCGCAGGCAGTAGAAGTGCGATCAAAACACCAATAATGGCAATCACGACGAGCAATTCGACAAGCGTGAAGCCCTGGGCCCGATGCGAGCGTTTCATAACCAGTCCTTTTAGGAAAAGTAGAAAATCGACGCCCGAATGCCTCCAGGAAGCCTCAGGTCGATCGAAAAAATGAATAAGACCCACTGACACGGAGAATTCTAGCAAGGACTATCTCGCAAATTCTCTACGATAAATGACTAAACTTTCTTTGTTTTGCGCACCACAAAACCAAAAACGCCTAGACATGCTTAGATTCGATTAGCGCCGACGACGACTCGCTAGCTAACTCTTTTCCTCAATTGCTGGCAAATAATGAGGCGGAAAGCGTTTGTTACCCCAAGTCTGAAACGCCGGTCTGGACGTTGTCGGGTGTTACGTCATTGGTCACAGAGCTGGCTGAGGCGAAAAGAGGCTAAATTGCATGGAAATAGAAAACATTGACGTAATCGGGAAGACGATCTAAAACGTTACTTAGTAAAGATTTGTTGTCCTGCCGATTGCCTACCAACGATTTCGTTGTACCCACCTGGATTTCCCTGTCTCGAGTTCGTTTGAGACAGCTTCCGCCGCAATGCCAAGCAAGCAGTCCTGCCTTATCTGCCATTGATAACTTGGCCCCATGCGAACAGGTACAGCAATACATCGCTTACCACTGGCGTGCCCGCTGAAACAACCACGGGAGCCGGGAGCCTTACCCGGTGAAGCAAACCATGTATCGCGTTTCCTATTCGTTATCTGCTTCTTTTTACGGCGCCTTTGCCTTGGCGCTGTTGGGTCAAACCAATGCATTCGGGCAAGCAAAAGACGCTTCTGTCGAGCTACCAGTCCCACCAGTTGAAATGGTGATCAGCGACGAGACCGGAACCGAAGTGGCGTCGCCCGATATGGAGGGAAAGCTGCGGTTCTCGTTCAGTGGTGCTTCATGGCGTGAGGTGCTCGACTGGATCGCGGAAGCCGGAGACCTTTCGCTCTACGTCGACGATGTGCCCACTGGCAGTTTTACGTATTCGGACAGCCAGTACTTCACGGTCGACGATGCTGTCACCCGCCTGAATCTTTTCCTGTTGCCTCGTGGTTATGCGTTGGTCCGCAAGGGGCAATTGTTATCGGTTATCAATCTCGGCGATCCTCGCGGGCTTCAACAGTTGAACGCGATGGCCCGGGTCGTTTCTACCGATGAACTCGACCAGCTGAACGATCATGAAGTGGTTAAATGCTTCATCAAACTAGGGAATGTTGTCGCCACGGAAGCCATCAGCGAGATGGAACCTCTTTCGCTGATGACCACCCCGGTTGTTCTTCCTAAGTCAAATCAGCTCATCATCACCGATACGGCGAAGAACCTTCGCAGTGCGCTGCAAGTTCTCGCATCGATGCAAGAACCTCAAAGGGACGAAGCGGCCATCCGTCGTTTCGATCTGAAGCATGCCGATGCGGCCACCGTGCTGCTGGTAGCTGGAACTCATTTGGGAATTCCTGAGAACGAAATGAGTGGGATCGACATCACGATTACCACGGATACGTCAGGAAGACGCCTTTACGCGGTGGGTTCGGAGGAGAAGCTCAATCGACTTGAATCGCTGATAAAAGTCGTTGACGTGCCTGAGGAATCGGAAGAATCGCCGATCGAAAAGACGCTCGTGTCCCATTCGGTTAGCGGAGACAACTTGCAAGCCGTTTATGACGTGCTTCAAACGATCCTGGCTGATAAGTCTCTTCGTCTGTCGATGCAGGAAAATAGTAACTCGATCGTCGCCCTGGCCGATGCTGATACTCACCAGCTTATCCGCGACACAATTCAAGAACTACAGGCTCCTTCTGTTGAGTTTTCTGTTGTCGAACTGAATTCCGTTGATCCTTACTTTGCCGTCTCGCTCGTGGCAGAAATGTTCGGCGTCACAGACGAAGACGAGGATAGTGACGACGAAGCTCGTGTGCCACCGCCGAAGGTAGATGCCGACCCAGGCAATCGACGCCTGTTTGTTCGCGGTACCGCGGAGCAAATTCAACAAATTGAACAGTTGGTTGAACGTTTGGAATCCCGCAAAAGCAGCGGGACCGATTTACGGTTCGTTCCTCTGACCGGTCCCAAACGTCAGAACCTATTGCAAACGGCCAAGAAGTCGTGGGGAGGCGATAACTGCCTGCAGATCTTGCCTGCCGAAAGAGCCACCCAGCAACAATTCATTGAACGTTCGCTTCACTCCGAAGACGAGAAAAGCGACAAGGACACGCAAGAAGTTGTTCCCACGAACTCATCTCAGGATGACGCTCCTCGTCTGAAGAGCTCGCCAGAGCATCCAGACGACGAGAGTGATAACAGCTTTGTCTCCCTGCCAGAAGGAGGCGACACGATCAACACCTCAGCGACGGTGAAAAACGCCAACGCTCCGATTCGTAGCCAAGTAGTCCCCAACGGTATTCTTCTTCAATCGGACGATATCGAAGCGTTGGATCGATTCGAAGAGCATCTCCGCTTGCTCTCGGCGCAAGACAAGAACGCGATTTCGCCCACGGTGATCTACTACCTGAAGTATGTATCCGCAGAAGAAGCGGTCAAAATGCTGGCCGACCTGCTAGATGGTGGGAATGCCTTGAATGATACACCGACCGATACGCTCGTACGCGGTTCGGTGGGGAATCTCGGCAGCTTTTATGGCAGCCTACTCTTCGAGCGAGACGGCGTAACGACGGTTACCGCCGGCACGGCAACGATTGTGTCTGACGCCCGGCTCAACCGCTTGATCGTTCAAGGCACTCGAGAAGATATCGCGACAATCGAAAGTTATATGAAAATCATCGACAAGGACTCCAGTATCACTGATGTTGAGACTTCAGGGCGTTCGCGGATCATTGAATTGAAGCATGCCCGCGCAACGGAAGTGGCCGAGATGATCCGCGAGGCATTTCCTGATCGTGTCGACATGTCGGCCCAGCGAAATGCCCAGGCTCTTCAGGCAAACGCCGCTCAGAATAACAACAAGGGGAACAATAAAGACCAACGCGGCGATGACAATCAGCGAGGCTTTCAAGAGAAGCCTACCCGCGGAAGCAAACCGACCATGGCTGTCGCCGTTCACGAAGCGAGTAACTCGCTCGTAATTACCGCTCCGGATGCACTCTTTGCGGAAGTGGAACAACTGGTCGCTTCGGTGGACAAACGTAGCGAACGAGCCGTACGAGTTATCACGGCGACCAACGGAATCAACCTGGAAATGATCGAGCAAGTTCTGGCTGAACAGGCCGGCGATTCGTCCCGAACGAGCACTCCCTCGCGTTCGTCCTCATCGTCAAGCACCAGCCGAACGAAGGGGCGTTAAATGATTCCCCAACTGTGTGACTATCGCTTTTTTTTGACGGCAATCATGGTCGCGATTATGTCCGGCGTCAGCTTTGGGCAAGGCGAATGGATCCATCGTATCGACGACGACAACAATGGTTACATCGAACCGGATGAGATTTCCGAGCGAGGTCGACGCTATCTCGAAGAATTCGCAATTCCTTACGGCCTGAGTCTCTCTCGCCCAAACTCCGTCAAGAAACTGGAACAAGCAGCCCGGCTTCACGCCGCTCGCCGTGATCGCGACAAAGACGCCACTTTGCCGCCCGCGAGAGAACCGGAAGGCATGAAGGGATTCGGCGTTGATCCCGAGAAGCCGCTAATTCCCGGTTTTGGTCTTCGTGAAGTGAAATACCCCTACACGCAAGCGGATCTCGACGAAGCCGACTCCATGCTTCGTCGCTGGGATCGTAATGACGACAGCAAGTTAGATCCTCGAGAAATTGAGCGGGCCAAATGGTCAGGACATGACCCACTCGATAGCGACTTCGATAAGGATGGAAGCCTCACGAAGCTGGAACTCTCTCAGAGATATGCTCGACGCCGTAGCGAGTCGCAGCGCACGATCATGTCGGTCGGTTCTTTGAACGAGGCACCCCAATCACAAGAAGACAATCGAGATGACAGCGATCGCCGCAATCGAATGCGGGCCGGCAGTTCTCGGGGTGGTGACCGCGGCAGTGCTTCGCTGGCCGATAGCATCCTTGAGCGATATGACTTCAACCGCAACGACCAACTTGATCCGCAAGAGATGGCCAGCGTTGGAATTTCGATTGCCAGAGTCGACTACGACCGAAACGGGGCAGTCGACGAGAACGAGTTTGCCCGATACTTGAACGAAGAACTGGAACGGGAAGCCAACGCTAGTCAAGAAGCGATCCCGACCTGGTTTTTCGAGCGGGATGGAGATGGCGACAAGCAAGTCTTAATGTCTGAGTTCACCGAAGAGTGGGACGAAGCGAAGCTCGAAGAATTCGCATCGTACGATCATAATCGCGATGGCATGATCACGATTAATGAAGTGCTAACCTCTCAAACGGTTGCGGGCGGAAAGTTCTCCAGTTCTCAGGCTCAATTGCTGCTTCCCAGATCGATGGTCGTCTCCGAAATCGAAGTATCGGACGATTATCTGATCGGAGATTTGAACGTGCAGCTTTCTATTACTCACACCTATACCGAACAACTTGATGGCTACCTGATCGGCCCCGATGGCCAACGCATCGAACTCTTTACTGGTGTCGGAGGTAGCGACGACCACTTCGACAAGACAATCTTCGACGACGACAACGGCGAGCGTATCACGCGTTCTCGCGCACCATTCCGCGGAACGTTTCGACCGGAAGCGTTAGAGAAGCGGCAGCCAGGGCTGAACCACTTCAAAGGCAAAAACCTCAAAGGGACCTGGCAGTTGATGATTCGGGCCAGTCGTAGCGAGAGGTCTGGCGTTTTGCACGGTTGGTCGCTTCTGGTCAAACCAGACCAAGAAGCGGTCGACAACCCCGAATCCGTTGCCCAGCGGCTAAACCCGACGGAAAGCCAGCCAGACGAAGGATCCTCGCCGTCCGAGGCTCCTCAGGTTCTACCGCCGCAGCCATGAGCGTTGGAGAGTAGAAAACTACTCTTGGGTCGCTTTCGCGTTGAACTCCAGAAATGCTTTTGCATAGCGTTTTCCGAACTCACGATACGAATCAGCATTGAAGTGGACCTTGTCACCTTTGTGCGTTAGTCCATCTGATTTGATGAAGAGGACCTTGTCGTCTGCCTTCGCGATATCCTGGTGTGCCTTATCAACCTGCGACTTGGCTTCGTTCCAAGGATTCTCTTCAAACTGGCCTAACTGGCCGATGATAAATGGCACATCCTCCGCGTCGAGTTCCTTGCGAAACCGAGCGATCAGCTCACGCAGTTTTTGCTCATAAATCTCGGCTCTTTCTGGTCGCGAGTCAGATTCGCCCTGATGCCAAAGAATTCCCTTTAACTGGCCTGATTGAAGCGCTACGCTGGCTCGCTTCATTGCGTCGTCGTACGGATACGACTTGGTCGGGGCATCCCAGGCACCGGGCACCCACGATTTGATTGGTGAACCACCCACAGCACAAGGAATCAAGCCAATAGTGATGTCCGGGTTGTCTTTGGAAACCTCCAGCCCGAATGTACGCCCCAGGCCCACACCCACGATGCCTGGCTTATCAAAGTGCATCGGGTCGACGGCCGGTACCCATTTACCCTGCTTGTTGAACATGAGCACTTTGGGGTTCTTCACTTGGTCGTCAGGGGTGACCTTACCACGTCCAGCCATATTGGACTGACCCACCAAGAGAAACAAGTGAAACTTGTCCTTGGCAGGAACATCTGCTTCTTCACTTCTTCCAGTCGCCACAAGCGATGACGTGACTAGTAGACAGACAAGAGCAATCAGAAGGAGTTTTTGTCGCATGATGAGCATCTTTTGATCAGGTTCTCAGGTTTTGTCGTCGGAAGGGAAAGAATCAATTGCAGGAGCGCAAGTCCTTACTTTAACCAAATGCTGCCGCGATTTATACTTCCGGACTTCGCTTGCGTTTTATCACACGTTGTTTTATCGCTCTTGCTTCCGAAACCACAATGATCGATCCCTTAGCCATCCTTGCAAACAGTCGCGTGACCACTCCGTTGGTTCCCATTGAGCTGCCCGAACACGGAGTGCCTGTGTGGTGCAAGCTGGAGTATCTGAATCCAAGTGGCTCGACCAAGGATCGCATTGCCCGCTACATCCTCTCAAAAGCGATGCGCAGTCAGCTAATTCAACCAGGCGACCAAGTCGTCGAGGCTTCTAGTGGTTCTACGAGTATTGCGTTTGCCTTGGTGTCGGCTCAGTTGGGACTTCAGTTCACGGCCGTAATGCCAGAGAACGTCAGCCCCGAACGTGTCAAGATAATTCGAGCTTACGGTGCACACGTCGAGCTTACCCAAGCCAAGGACGGAATTGATGCTTCGATTCGCTTGGCTCAGCAAATCTCCGAGCAACACAATGCGTTCTGGCCGCGTCAATTCTCAAACCCTGACAATGCGAAAGCCCACTGCGATGAAACCGCAGCCGAGGTGCTTTGCCAGATTCCTAGCGGCAAGGTCGACGTCTTTGTCAGTGGCGTCGGAACAGGAGGGACTCTTGTCGGCGTGACCCAGGGACTCACCTCCGCAGGCTGTAGGCTCACGCCGGTATTGGCTCGTCCCGTCAGCAATCGACTCATTGCCGACGTTGAATGCTGCAGCTTCAGTACAAGAATCCCTGGCGTCGTTGATGGGCTTTCCACGATCTTTCGCGAAGCCAACTTGCCAGCATTGAAACAGTTTGAGATCTCGGACGAAGAAGCCATCCACACCACACGGCAGTTGATTCGCGCCGGCTTCCCGGTAGGTCCAAGTTCTGGATTGAACTATCTCGCAGCCGTCCATGCATACCGAGAACACGGTGGCGATCCGGTCTGTTTGACTGTCTTTCCAGATCGTATGGAACGATATTTCTCGACCGATCTGTTTGCAAAGTAGTGGAAAGGATCTGGATCTCAACTCACTCGTTGTCAGTCAGACGACTGGCTAACTGGGCGCTCAACGTCTGCCGAATCGATCGGTAGTTCGACTCATC includes:
- a CDS encoding DUF1559 domain-containing protein; its protein translation is MKRSHRAQGFTLVELLVVIAIIGVLIALLLPAVQQAREAARRMQCSNNLKQIGLALHNYESTHRVFPPGQCRDTSGTPDASTHAFILPFLEQGNSYKLFDFSYSINGSTVNSEATNQLITPYQCPSDIQPAGNSIAGSGTVYGGASYMQNLGATATVIPSEIASQLGGPFFRNSATRFADMTDGTTNTALFSEIKKGPSGSSTKTVVAAGDPNDFRVATSVTAGFWNADAETPPSVCETRSTSAWNYRGLQYYRGLVVTTFYTHTLTPNARLRDCVDGSHGSRGHLAARSYHPGGVQTAFADGSVAFIPDTIDDATWRAMGSMAGGEVISRN
- a CDS encoding sialate O-acetylesterase; its protein translation is MRQKLLLIALVCLLVTSSLVATGRSEEADVPAKDKFHLFLLVGQSNMAGRGKVTPDDQVKNPKVLMFNKQGKWVPAVDPMHFDKPGIVGVGLGRTFGLEVSKDNPDITIGLIPCAVGGSPIKSWVPGAWDAPTKSYPYDDAMKRASVALQSGQLKGILWHQGESDSRPERAEIYEQKLRELIARFRKELDAEDVPFIIGQLGQFEENPWNEAKSQVDKAHQDIAKADDKVLFIKSDGLTHKGDKVHFNADSYREFGKRYAKAFLEFNAKATQE
- a CDS encoding secretin N-terminal domain-containing protein, which encodes MKQTMYRVSYSLSASFYGAFALALLGQTNAFGQAKDASVELPVPPVEMVISDETGTEVASPDMEGKLRFSFSGASWREVLDWIAEAGDLSLYVDDVPTGSFTYSDSQYFTVDDAVTRLNLFLLPRGYALVRKGQLLSVINLGDPRGLQQLNAMARVVSTDELDQLNDHEVVKCFIKLGNVVATEAISEMEPLSLMTTPVVLPKSNQLIITDTAKNLRSALQVLASMQEPQRDEAAIRRFDLKHADAATVLLVAGTHLGIPENEMSGIDITITTDTSGRRLYAVGSEEKLNRLESLIKVVDVPEESEESPIEKTLVSHSVSGDNLQAVYDVLQTILADKSLRLSMQENSNSIVALADADTHQLIRDTIQELQAPSVEFSVVELNSVDPYFAVSLVAEMFGVTDEDEDSDDEARVPPPKVDADPGNRRLFVRGTAEQIQQIEQLVERLESRKSSGTDLRFVPLTGPKRQNLLQTAKKSWGGDNCLQILPAERATQQQFIERSLHSEDEKSDKDTQEVVPTNSSQDDAPRLKSSPEHPDDESDNSFVSLPEGGDTINTSATVKNANAPIRSQVVPNGILLQSDDIEALDRFEEHLRLLSAQDKNAISPTVIYYLKYVSAEEAVKMLADLLDGGNALNDTPTDTLVRGSVGNLGSFYGSLLFERDGVTTVTAGTATIVSDARLNRLIVQGTREDIATIESYMKIIDKDSSITDVETSGRSRIIELKHARATEVAEMIREAFPDRVDMSAQRNAQALQANAAQNNNKGNNKDQRGDDNQRGFQEKPTRGSKPTMAVAVHEASNSLVITAPDALFAEVEQLVASVDKRSERAVRVITATNGINLEMIEQVLAEQAGDSSRTSTPSRSSSSSSTSRTKGR
- a CDS encoding proprotein convertase P-domain-containing protein → MIPQLCDYRFFLTAIMVAIMSGVSFGQGEWIHRIDDDNNGYIEPDEISERGRRYLEEFAIPYGLSLSRPNSVKKLEQAARLHAARRDRDKDATLPPAREPEGMKGFGVDPEKPLIPGFGLREVKYPYTQADLDEADSMLRRWDRNDDSKLDPREIERAKWSGHDPLDSDFDKDGSLTKLELSQRYARRRSESQRTIMSVGSLNEAPQSQEDNRDDSDRRNRMRAGSSRGGDRGSASLADSILERYDFNRNDQLDPQEMASVGISIARVDYDRNGAVDENEFARYLNEELEREANASQEAIPTWFFERDGDGDKQVLMSEFTEEWDEAKLEEFASYDHNRDGMITINEVLTSQTVAGGKFSSSQAQLLLPRSMVVSEIEVSDDYLIGDLNVQLSITHTYTEQLDGYLIGPDGQRIELFTGVGGSDDHFDKTIFDDDNGERITRSRAPFRGTFRPEALEKRQPGLNHFKGKNLKGTWQLMIRASRSERSGVLHGWSLLVKPDQEAVDNPESVAQRLNPTESQPDEGSSPSEAPQVLPPQP
- a CDS encoding PLP-dependent cysteine synthase family protein, whose product is MIDPLAILANSRVTTPLVPIELPEHGVPVWCKLEYLNPSGSTKDRIARYILSKAMRSQLIQPGDQVVEASSGSTSIAFALVSAQLGLQFTAVMPENVSPERVKIIRAYGAHVELTQAKDGIDASIRLAQQISEQHNAFWPRQFSNPDNAKAHCDETAAEVLCQIPSGKVDVFVSGVGTGGTLVGVTQGLTSAGCRLTPVLARPVSNRLIADVECCSFSTRIPGVVDGLSTIFREANLPALKQFEISDEEAIHTTRQLIRAGFPVGPSSGLNYLAAVHAYREHGGDPVCLTVFPDRMERYFSTDLFAK